A segment of the Populus alba chromosome 9, ASM523922v2, whole genome shotgun sequence genome:
GAAAAGATTTGCTAGAGAGGGTGTATTGAAATTgcggttatttttaaatatatttttataaaaaaattaatttgtattttttaaaaccctTGACACGCGAGACCACAAATCCTTGGACGGACAAGTACAAGAGACAGCAAGTCATATTGAAGTTTCATACAGCATGACAGTGTAACAAGAAGCTACTGCTAGGGTTGACATGGACCAATAAGATGAAACAAGACAAGAGCAACGCCTTATCAGTAGAGGTTTCTCCCTCGTATATGGAACTGAATCCAAGGTGCAAGTCAAAATACTGATAAGGAATTGTAGCAGTATAGTTAGGGTTATTCTTGAAATTAACCCAAACCACAAGGCCTTTCCTGTAAATACGAACAAAACTCGctcgattttctttttctcatacaaaatcATCAATTCCTTATGTTTCTTCACAGAATTCTCCCTATCAGGTGATGAGGAAAGTCttagtaaatttatatttttcacatgAAAAGAGACAGCTTTTTTAACCAAACCCAATAAAAGGATCTAATTGAGAATTGATTGATATATTGAGAAACTAATCCagataaaaaatagaatgggGATTGAGATATCTAATTAAGATATCTTCTATAGATCAACGACTTTTTCAAGGTTGgccctttaaaaaataaatcattagcAAATGATTACAAATTAAAGAAccaatcttttttattctacTTGTTTAAGCAAATTctctattataattaaattcagtTATCAATTATAATgtacaatttaaatttaattaataaacaagttaaatttatgtgattgataaataaattaaatttatataattaaaaaaatatagctcaatttattttattttttatactaccCTTATCAAATTCAATTATAGTAGAGAATTGagtaatatagaaaataaaataatttgaattttatttttttcaagtatgtgcatttaacttatttattaattaaattcaaattgaatattgtaattgaattcaagataatataaaaaaataaaataaattgaattatatatttttcaagtgtgtgaatttaacttatttatcaaagatataaatactataattaaattcaattataatagataatttaataatataaaaatatatatattatatcattttcaaaaatataaatttaatttatttatcaattcaattcaaattaaatctaCAATTTAATTACAGTAAAAAATTAGTTCTAAATAATGTatggtcttttaaaaaaaatatatataaaaatactttttaaaaaaataattttaaatataatttttaaaaatcaaagaatttttaaatggtttgatttcattaaaatttctgaattaaattcaatttacaGTTCCGAACAGCCTAGCTCATCATGGATTCGTCCAACTTATAAtaggctctctctctctctattctccaGGGTGGCGGATCTTTATCAAAGTCACGCCTGGAATCTACTTCTCTCTCTCGATTGTCTCCCTGTTCTTCTCTAATCTCTTGTTGATTGTATTGTCTGGTAAGATCTTTGACGACCCTTTTGCGTTTTTTAGTGCTTTTGAATTCAGGGTATCATTTATCGAATCTCATTCTTTTCAATATTctatttggttaattaacgtTGCAGTGTGAATgtttgaatttgtttgtttgtacCCAGATGtcagattttgtgttttttatgggTTTCGCTCATTGATTTTTGGGTTATTGCCTGATTACTTGATGGTTTGCTGGATTTgctgcaatttttttattaccaagtCAAAAGGTTGGTTTTTTTGTCGTTGAAATCAATGTAGTTGGTACCCTGATGCTGGAGTTTTAGTTTTTCGTTTTCTGTTGATGGATTTTGGATTATCTGGGTttgcatataatttttgttGCTTGCTTTGTGATTCAATGACTGAGAcctttttaaagtttgaattttttcctcTTAGTTTTTAGCTAGTGCCAATTGGTTGTTTCTATGTGCTGAGTAGCTTTAATGTTTGTGTACTAGATCAAACTTTGGTGTTGCTGAACAAGAAGCTATGCACAGGATCCAAATATTGTTGAATGGTTTATTAGTTAGTGTGTTATAAATTGAGCTGCATCAATTTTTCTGATATTTCTCATATGAAGTCCTAGTTGTGGATATGAAACTTCAGGTATTTGTTTTTCAGGTAATGGAACATCTTCCAGTTGAAGTTATTGGGAACATTCTGTCACGGCTAGGAGGAGCTCGAGATGTGGTGATAGCTTCTGCAACATGTCGGAAGTGGCGGGAAGCTTGGCGCAAACATCTTCACACTCTTTCATTTAATTCCAATGATTGGCATGTTTATCAAGATATCACGACTAGCCGACTAGAGATACTGATAACTCAGACAATATTTCAAACCACTGGGTTACAAGGCTTGTCGATTTTGATGGATGATGTTGACGAGTTCTCTGCCTCAACAGTTATTGCTTGGCTTATGTACACCAGGGAAACATTGCACCGATTGATTTATAATGTCCGGACTACTCCGAATGTTAATATTCTTGAGATTTGTGGCAGGCAGAAGATGGAAATATTGGAACTATCCCACAACTCGATAACAGGGGTTGAACCCAACTTTCAGAGATTCCCTTGTTTAAAATCCCTTTCTTTGAGTTATGTCAGTATCTCAGCATTGGATCTCAATCTTTTGCTCACTGCTTGCCCAAAGATTGAGACCTTGGAACTTATCAATCCAGAGATTGCAATGTCTGATGCACAGGTGACTGTTGAACTGAGCAGTCCAACATTAAAGAGAGTTTATGTTGAAGCAATCAGTTTGGACAAGTTTATCTTGGAGGCAGATAGCATTGAATGCTTGCACTTGAAGGATTGTGCTCTTGAGCTATTTGAACTCATTGGAAAGGGTACTTTGAAGCATTTCAAAATTGATGACGTAAGTGTTATTCATCTTGATATTGGTGACACTGTTGATAATCTTGAGATCATAGATGTCAGCAACTTCACTATTATGTGGCCAAAGTTCTACCAAATGATCTCCAAATCATCAAAGTTGACAAAACTTCGTCTTTGGGATGTGGTCTTCGATGACGAGGATGAGATTGTGGATTTAGAAACTATTGCTGTTTGTTTCCCGCATCTCAGCCATCTTGCATTAAGTTATGACTTGAGAGATGGAGTGGTTAACTATGGCCTGCAAGGGTCTTCCCACTTGGAGAATGTCTTTGTATTGGAGCTCGGATGGACTATAATTAATGATCTCTTCTCTCATTGGGTTGAGGGGCTGCTAAAACTTTGTCCAAATCTCAGGAAGCTGGTAATTCATGGTGTTGTTTCAGAGGCCAAAAGTCCTGAAGAATGCCAAATGTTGGCCAATTTTACATCATCCATAGTTCAGCTCATGAGAAAATACATGCATGTAGATGTGCAGTTCGATTATGAATAGAAATCTTGTGATTACTTTTGGTCAATATTCAAGTTTTGCCTAAAAAATGAGTCGTATACGAACATGTTCTGGGTAAGATTTACAGCATTTTAGAACCCGAGCATCCCTTTTCATGTCCTGTAAATGATCTCTGAATTCTTCCTTATCACGGAAAATTACTTGCTTTTACAATAGAAACgtgttttcttttcactttgttGTCATTTTTACTCAATAGCTGTATTCAAGCTTTTCTACTGTCAGGTTGAAAAGTTTGCTCTCCCTCTCACATACTCACACACAGATACACTGTCCAGCTTGGTGAAACAAGAATGGCCCCGGGCTGAGGATCTTGCGGTAGAAATATGCAGGTCTTTTATTTATGAGGGACAGAAGCTATACAAGGACTGAGTGTCCATGGCTCATTATGCCTTCAATAAATGGAGTATTGTTTGGAGCATTGACACCGTTCAACCCCTTGAAGAGAGGAATTGCAAACATCACCAGTATTCTTGTAACACCCACGAATGACAGGAGAATCTCTGGACATAACTTAGCAATTCTGGATTTGGATGGAAAGTATTGTTCACAGGCACTTACAGTTTCGTTAGATTCCTTGGAAACTATTTAATTGCTGCAGGCTAGCAAGACGTAGTCACGTAaggctcatttttttttgtcaattgagGGATGCAACCATTATGAACGAAAGTATTGAAAATGTGATTTTGTAAGATACATATTCTTCGCCCAACCTAATCTCAAGATACAGTCCAAATCTAACCCAACTAATCTAGATAGAAAAGGGTTGTAagagaattgattttttctctcttccccTCGTTTTCCTCTTCTCGTCgtgacttttttctttaaacaacACCAAGTAATTCGGTTTTAAGTTGGTATATTTCGGTTTTAAGTTTTAGtctggtttaagaaaagttgaAGAAACATACaagtaacttttttttgttgtcatttTTTGATTAGGAGTTTGTTTGTGGAAGGATTAAGGAAAAGTTAGAGTTTTATTAAGACTTGTTAATTGAATGATTTAAGGGTTCTTAAATTGATGTATTAgggtttttaaattgtttggaAGAATTGTAGGGCCTGATTTTTTAATCCATTATTAGCACATGCGCCTTGTTTGTTTGctaaaaaagtagttttttattagaaggtgaattccggaaaagtgaattattttttaatgtttgatagtgtaatgaaaaataagttgaaaaacatttttcagtatttggttatgtcatagaaaatgagctaaaaaataacttattaatattttatttttttttcaagtttattaaaataataaggaacaaatcttacaaattaaaaggttgaatgtgaatgaaattaaaaatatatatataatttcataaattatctcaaataaaataaataatagagatcaaatctaaaaaaaaaaaaagatgaagaaattaaaaataataataattaacatttcataaattatttcaaataaaataagtaataatcaaaagaaatgaggaccaaatttgatagataaaaaatttcaataaaaaaatgataagggaaaagcaaataataattataaaaatgaggaccaaaattaatataaaaaattaaattttaagagatgaaattgaaaataaatattcaaaacaaaatatatatagcaatcaaaagtttgaggaccaaatttgatataatcagcaaataatatgacatttctaaatttttcataacttccggaaagtgttttccacccaaattttcaggaaaacacttttctggaaaccaagccaaatttttctttgactggaaagtatttttcgttgatcaacttttctaatgacaaacaaacatagaaaagtttggaaagtgatttctggGAAACAAACATAGCCATAATGTTCCCTTCCAGATTTCTATATTTATGTGAATCCAAACTCATATACCCAAACAGAGATCTACGCAACAAGATAACATAACTAACTCTATAATATCAATTGATTATcataatacaagagttaatacaAATATTGTAGTTGTGGAGCactaaatagacaaaaaaaaatacaataacaactaaaaaaacaagttttgaaggtCTAACAAAAGTAACCTACTAataagctataagcctgaaaaagataaataacaaaaagacgAGTTCAATAACTCAATGAGTAAATAACGTTTAATATACATACACGAAGTAATTCAACAATAAGGAATGCATATACAAATATGACTTTAAGTTCTTAAAGGAAAGTTTTTCAAATAGATCATAACATGAATATTATAAAGTAAGGcttgtcagaaaatcaaaatgcaataagTATGATGCTCCGTGACGTGAGATGATCAGTCGCTATAGGTTGGTAACTCTCCCAaccaaatataattcaaatacaGTGTGCACAAAGACTAGCACTACCATGTTAGCATTGGTATTTTGAATAGCATACCATTATATCATAATCAAATAAACAGATTCATATGTCAAGGCTTAGCTCGTGATATCAATTGAATGAGTAACTATCAATTCGAAAATAGATAATGGTTCATATCAAATATTCAATTTCAATAAGTGATCATgtttaatcataaataaaaaaaaataacaatataagaTTTACCAAGAagcaaaatcaatttcatattaacaattcaagtatttatatTAACCATCtatcatatgaaaaattatctaCTCACTTGACTCAAAAGTCGAAATAACACGGAAAGAGATGCCAAAAGCAATCCTACTAATATTCCGCAGGTAAAATATCAAGATTATTTGAATAGAAAATGAGACATACtaa
Coding sequences within it:
- the LOC118032338 gene encoding F-box/LRR-repeat protein At1g67190; translation: MEHLPVEVIGNILSRLGGARDVVIASATCRKWREAWRKHLHTLSFNSNDWHVYQDITTSRLEILITQTIFQTTGLQGLSILMDDVDEFSASTVIAWLMYTRETLHRLIYNVRTTPNVNILEICGRQKMEILELSHNSITGVEPNFQRFPCLKSLSLSYVSISALDLNLLLTACPKIETLELINPEIAMSDAQVTVELSSPTLKRVYVEAISLDKFILEADSIECLHLKDCALELFELIGKGTLKHFKIDDVSVIHLDIGDTVDNLEIIDVSNFTIMWPKFYQMISKSSKLTKLRLWDVVFDDEDEIVDLETIAVCFPHLSHLALSYDLRDGVVNYGLQGSSHLENVFVLELGWTIINDLFSHWVEGLLKLCPNLRKLVIHGVVSEAKSPEECQMLANFTSSIVQLMRKYMHVDVQFDYE